Proteins found in one ANME-2 cluster archaeon genomic segment:
- a CDS encoding MBL fold metallo-hydrolase, with product MVRSIIESMGVSPVRLTNTRGNYRPHVFLSFDEHVFAIDTSRTFKKDPVQPDAYLITHAHSDHNGKSAMLSPNAVCSKETALALEIRFGKEYKGRTFGLGDTIDINGIEVSTHHTHHTIGSTAFSWENEQGTRILVTGDVKDSSHLPDCDFLVTEANYGDPADPACYFEDDVSGLEQVIGDNVAIGAYAFGKAQRAVSLVRNAGWQDAISMDSKGYNLTKGLMRDCGPLNEILEYNGRHEGMVIVPPWDLGKLPGSMKKYVLTGRRDYYYPAIHISDHMDVTGLVDMVTGLKPEATLVYHPGGDRPSKMAEHLNKVGCPAVALSELDR from the coding sequence ATGGTTCGATCAATAATAGAAAGTATGGGTGTATCCCCCGTAAGGCTAACCAATACCCGTGGTAACTACAGGCCCCATGTATTCCTGTCATTTGATGAGCATGTTTTTGCCATTGACACCAGCCGGACATTCAAGAAAGACCCTGTACAGCCTGATGCATATCTTATTACCCATGCCCATTCCGACCACAATGGCAAATCTGCCATGCTATCCCCAAATGCAGTTTGCTCAAAAGAGACCGCCCTGGCGCTTGAGATCCGCTTTGGCAAGGAATACAAAGGCAGGACGTTCGGGCTGGGCGATACCATTGATATTAACGGAATTGAAGTATCCACTCACCACACCCACCATACCATCGGGTCAACTGCCTTTTCATGGGAGAACGAACAGGGCACCAGGATACTGGTCACAGGGGATGTAAAGGATTCGTCGCACCTGCCTGATTGTGATTTTCTTGTAACAGAGGCTAATTACGGAGACCCGGCTGATCCTGCCTGTTATTTCGAAGACGATGTGAGTGGGCTTGAGCAGGTGATAGGTGATAATGTAGCTATTGGGGCCTACGCCTTCGGCAAGGCACAGCGGGCGGTAAGCCTGGTACGCAATGCGGGCTGGCAGGATGCAATATCCATGGACAGCAAGGGGTATAACCTGACCAAAGGCCTTATGCGTGACTGCGGACCCCTTAATGAGATACTGGAGTACAATGGCAGGCATGAGGGGATGGTTATCGTACCGCCATGGGACCTGGGAAAACTGCCTGGAAGCATGAAAAAATATGTACTTACAGGCAGACGGGACTACTACTACCCTGCTATACATATTAGCGACCATATGGATGTGACCGGGCTTGTGGATATGGTAACAGGACTCAAGCCAGAGGCTACACTGGTATATCACCCTGGAGGGGATAGGCCATCAAAGATGGCCGAACATTTAAACAAGGTTGGATGTCCGGCTGTGGCACTAAGTGAATTGGATCGATAA
- a CDS encoding thioredoxin — translation MSKVVLIDFYADWCGPCKMQDPIIDKLKGKFANSVKFRKVDVDSNMDVSSKYGIHAVPTLAIGKNGAIFKKYVGVTRPDVL, via the coding sequence ATGAGTAAAGTGGTCTTGATTGATTTTTATGCTGATTGGTGCGGACCCTGTAAGATGCAGGATCCGATCATAGATAAATTAAAGGGAAAGTTCGCAAACTCAGTAAAGTTCAGGAAAGTCGATGTGGATTCAAATATGGATGTATCAAGCAAATATGGTATTCATGCCGTTCCTACTCTTGCGATAGGGAAAAATGGGGCGATCTTCAAGAAATATGTGGGCGTTACCAGGCCTGATGTGCTGTAA